TagttgtggtggtggtggagacGATTGTTATGGTGGTGGTAGATTAGGTGGTGATGGTGGTGGAGGGTTTGGTGATTATTTTTTTGGGGTTCCTAGTAGGGACATAGCGGTGTACGAGAATCAGGCGTACATTATCCCATGTGATATGCTATCTGACTTGCTTGCCTGTGAGGGCCTTGATGCGAAGTTCAGAAGATCATGCTTTCTTGATGAGATTAGCGTGATCATGCAGGAGGATGACTTGGAGCATCACAGATCTCAGCTAGTCGGACCCTAGACACACCTTGATGTGGATCTAAATAAGCCTCCATTTGGACCTTTGGATGACATATTTGCATTGGATGGTACTCCCCCCCTTTCGGCATTCGCTGCAGCTCTTCCAGCACATCTTGATCCATCTAGGCCGCACGAGCGCACACTAGACGAGATGGAGCATGATGGTGATAGAGATGAGAATGAGGTTCCTCTGGCCCAAAGAgcacagaggatcaaggccaCCGCCGCTACTTTACAGGTTCATATATCTTTTGATTATGGTGTATGCATTATTATTTACAAGATTGTTATATGTTGTTAGTATAAGATGTACGTTATATTATTTAGTTGGTACATATATGTTGCTGAGATACGATGTTTGTTTTATCTCATTTTATGTAATGTGAACTTTTAGTGTCTTGTATTTACTATTTCATAATTTCTTATACGACTATTTCCTAACACGAGTCAAGAATATACAATATAAGCAGAAACCAAACAATGAAATTCAGTTAATAGTAACACAGGAATACAAAACTTACAAATGGCATAACATTAAAGTAaatgaaagaagaaaataagCTGATGGAATGTCCCATCAATACTAACCAACGAATTACAATATGTAAATGTCTCGATACACGGTGGGAATGTCCAAACAGCCGATAGAAATAAACTGATGACTTATCGACTTGCCCACCAACTCACACAGGGCTCGTCTTCAACACTATAACACTACCTGGCATCGTTATCTGCACACCTAGTACCCATCTCGGCAACTTATTATCTGACTCTTCTCAATCTCTGTAAATCTACGCAACGACCTTCTACTTAACCAACCAAATCCTCCTTTAAGTCGGTCTGAATCCAAAATGTGCCTCTATCGTATTCTTTAGTACCTTGATCGACATGGCAGTATCAGCTCTAATTATAGGTAGTATAAAAGCCGATATAACATGAGAATCAAGCATCATGTGATCACTAGATATCAACGTAGCCAGACATGTATGAGGTCCATTGTATCGTCTTACCTCCCAAATACCCTTCCACTGGCAAACAGTGATCCGAATCAAGCATGTGCAACTGTTGCCAAACTCCTTACACTTTCTATGGTACTTGACATGATCAGATTCCAGCACTCTGTACACAACCCCACGGTGGATGCTATAAGTCTTCACACTTAAAACGATCTCCTCTTTATCCTAAAATTGCTGACCAACTTGGAATTTAGCTAGACCTCCTGTATCCTATGTATCCCTGGCCCCAAATCTAGATGCTACATCCGGTAACCCCTACTGTGTCATAGCCTCCAAGTCTAAAGTCGAAAAGTGTGGGGAGTATTGCTGAGTTCCCGAACTAGATGCTCCACCACCCCAACTGAAATACTCCTTGCTATATCATCATCGCTATCATCAGCAATCATGGTAGGTTCcacatcatcattatcatcatcccATCTGGTGTTACACCTTCCCCGTAAATCGGGATCATAACAGGAATATGAGCCATCGTAATAGCAAGCTCACCGAAGAGTTAATTATCACCTATTTGTCTGTCATAATTGCAGTTTATATCAGCTACGAAGGATGGAGATACAACTAAATTTGCCTCATGTGCAATGACAGGCACAAATGATGAAGCACTAATAGGCATTGAATTAGAGGCTCCTGGCATTGCTAAAGATTGAGGATTCCGATTCAATCCTCTTGAACTACAGACCACATCTTCAAATTTGGCCAATAGCTTATGGATCCTCACCTCGGAAAACTGAGGACGACAGTGGAATAGAACTTGCAAATCTGTCTTTGTCTATCACGAAGAAATTGTACTTCACACCATCACGTACAACAGAAATCGGAATTCTATAGAATAACTTCTTTACTCGTTTCATACCATGCAATCCCAATTTTTGGATTATAGTACTCTGAAATTCAACGAAACTCGTAGAAGATTTGATAAAAACACTCAACAGAtctttattaataaattttattttattcgcGGTCCCACTATGATAAGGATCACGTTTCGttcttatttatatattaagtATAATAGTAAATTGAATTAGTTTATCTCAATTTAAATCGAATTAATTTAACTCGATTTATAACATTGtcccatatatatataaatcgaATCAATAAGTTTTGATTTAGTTATGTTGTACCACATGCAATAAATCGAATGTATTTGGAAGACTAAATCgaattgattaaattaaattcacaTAGAAGGGTAAATTGAATTCAGACATTAATGTAACGTTATTACTTTTAGAATCATGTAATATTGAATGCCATTTCATTTCTTTGTCATTTACCCCAAGTTTTAGTAAGATAATATACTAACTAAAACAAGTGAGAAATCAGAAAAGGTTATTAATAAAACAAAGTTTACTAGGCGTAGTTTCCCACACCACATGCGACGGCTCCGCTGCACACCGTCTAAGGCCTTAATGATGATAGTTCCTCATCCTACGGATCTATTCCCATTTGACAATAACAAGTTAATTATAAATTTTCATGATAGTTTCTTGTGTCGTGGTACACAAACCTAGGCTTGATGGAACGCTCACATTGTCACATGTTATTACTATTACCATGAAATGGCCTTGTATTGCTTTTACTGAAATGCACAACTTATGGAACTCACTGTTTGATTCTTTCAATTATAATTCACATCCATGAGTTAAATTATGTAGTAGGTAACTAGAAGACAATTCTGGGAATCAAGATTCAAGACCATCCAACTGCATCCATTTCGATCCCTGAATCTCTGGCTGAAATCAAGACATCAACACTGGACAACTCACTTTAGCCTCTCTTTCCGCAGTCTGTCCAGTTCCTTGACCATTTGCCAGTGTTCGAGGGACAGGCTAGTCTCACCGAAGCTCAATGACATGAGACGGCTCATTGTTAACCATCTGTTGGAGAACAAGGGAGGTGAGGACGTGAGGTGTAAAGACTTAAGGACTAAGGAGTAGTGCAACAAACAACTGATCAACTAGGTTAACCCACATTCACTAACCTGCTTAAATCTTGGGCATTCAAGCTCCGGTCTGCTTGTCTTGCTGCAACTAAATCATTTTCTACCACCTGAAGAAATCTCAAGTAAAGAGGAATACCAACATCAAAAACTCTAAGAGACAGATTCCACGTATGCGCAATTTGCAAATTTGTTACTTGCTAGCTAGCTAGGTTCGTACAAAGTGTAAGGCTAACAGCTCGAGATAAACCCAAAAGGGCCCTTACTAATAAAACCTAATGGTCAAAGTGGCTCATACCTGCTGCATTTCTGATTCAATGGAGTGTGGCAGCTGTCTAACAGTAGCCAAGTACCACCTCCAAGCTTCTAAAGCTTCTGCAGTCACAGCTTCAGAGCAATTGGCTGCAGAGGGCCGGAAAGGTACAATTACATCAGCTGGCAAGATATTTGATTTCCCCTCAGACAAAACTAGCAGCTGTACATCAGTTGTCATATCCATTTTATAATACTTGAAATCATACTCCACCTGAAACAAATACCAAGTGTATGTCAGCATCTTTACTTTCAACTTGTGTTGTTAAAAATGATCAAGTTTATCCATAAATCAGTGTATAGCGGTTCCTAGCAGTTGCAGAGTGCAGATATATTTATCTCAAAGGAGCATATCCATTGCAATAATAGTATCCATGATCATGTAGTAAGAGAGAACACCAAGATGAGCAAATAAAGTACCTTTTGCCACTCCACTAAATTATTCAGCAACCTTGCATTCTCTACACCCAAAGAGTTAAGGGTTCCAGCTTCTAACTTGGTCTCGTCAACAATCAAATGTGAACCTTCAGCTAGTTGCAAGGCTCCAGTTTCCAGTCTGGTGCATTAGAACTTAAAAGTAAATATCTATGTTGTATACTTGTATCCATTAATAAGAAATCCTAGCTTAGAACAACAACGAAAATATTAAAATGTGATCACCTGTTGGTTTCATAATTCTTTTTTGGCGCTAGTGAAGCAGTGTTCAAGTATTCCACTGTGAGGGGTATGCAATGTGTGAAAGGCATGAGGTTCTTGACAACAACGTTTAATTGGTTTCCAAATATAGATACAATTTCTTTGCTAAAACAGGTCAAGTTTAGTGAAAGCTTGCCCACAGCAAGAGAATCTACTCTACTATGCACCTGGTCAAATACAACACATCATACAAATATTCTCAAGAAAGTAACGTGGGAGAATATAATTAAGTACTATAAgacaagaaaagagaaacacgtgaaacaataacaacaaacAGAAAATTTACATTTTCATGAAATGTCTGAGAAATTATCATAGAATCGTGTACCTTGGATAGGAGATGTAGCAACATGAAATGAGCAGCCACATCATCATTTCCAAGAACAGCTGTGAGATGTCTAAGCAAAGCTTCCCTAATCCCTTTGACCATGTCCAACTTAGGCTGCGAGATCAAGCACATGATTTGTTCAGCAAGGAGTTTTCAATTAATGGAGCAAGTTAAGAGGCTAAGGATCCCAATGCATTATGCTAATCACAAAAAGCCATTAATTCATACAGATGAAATAGCAAGGATATTGTAAAAGTTACCTCTATAATAGGGTTATTCTGAAGAAAGTCGTGAGCTGCAAGTTTTCTGTGAACAAAACAATGAAAGCGTGGTACTACCTGTGGCACAGAGGGAATAATCAAAACGAATATGTTCAAAACCAAGTGCTTACTTGAGATAGAATAGTTACATAACAACCAAACTGATATATTGCTTGCTCCATGATCAAGTAGCCTTCGTGGAAAGATATAATGCTTCaatgtatataaaattttcatcAAATCAGCACTACAATGCTTACCTTATTAGGTGGGAAATGGCGTAAAGGATCCTCACAAAATTCATTTGATAAATCATTATCTACATTGTCTTCTTGAATCTCTGGATCAGATGTAAGTATACccacaaattcgaaaatttcatTCAGCTTCAATTCAGACTCCGGAGAATCATATACCTGGCATGATAAAGAGGAAAGTGAGGAACTAGAATTTATATGATTCCAGTGGGTCAAAAGCAACAAAACTAAACCCATGCCAACAAAATATACTTCATAAGATCTTCTGAGACAAAATCTTACCTTCACCAGACAATGAAGTGAATTCCCTTCAGGAACCGGCGCCGGACTAAAACTAGAGCTAGCAATCTCAGACTCTCGAGATTGAGAAGCAAGGGAAGGTTGTTCACCTTCTCTCTGTTAAAGAAACAGTAAGACCAGTTTTCAAAAGAATGGCAACAGAAATTTTTATGATCGAACCTAATAATTACGTATTACATTACACGAGACAAATCAATTTTAACTCAACATATCTGTCAGTAGTTCAGTGTAACTTATAATCTATTGCTCCGTTGACTTGACATGTAACTGTATATCCAAATCTACGTGACAAGACTAGCTTAGATCACAAAAATCCTGGTTTCTATTAATTGAAACTGAATGCATACAACAAAAAtcaagaaatttttgaacaaacCATAATAAGCAGAGTGCAATATATACTTCATTCATATATGCTTCTTTTCggtcaaattataatattatattcatAACAGAAATAGCTGAATTCGGACAAGCTTGTCGTACCATCTTTTTAGTAGTAGGAGAACCTTGATCCTCTTCAGATGAGACCTGTAAATAAACAACACTGATCACTAAGAAAAATGATAAACACAAATGTATAGAAAGGTCTTTGTGCCAATCACTTGATACTCTAGTGCAGAGCAAGACATCAATAGGAAACAAAGCAGAAACAATGAGCTAATAAAAACATCAATACACATACAGTCATATCAGAACACTCGGCTTCTGCTCTTGGGCGCTTTTCTCTTTGCTCGGATTTCCAACCCATACATTGATCAGTAACTGCTTCAGATGGAATTTGAGCCCATGAATTCAATCCAGGAACCTAAGAATTATATCCAAATAGAAGGAAAAACAAAACCGTTAATCATTAAAGAAGCTAACCTTTAAGGAAGCCATTGCTCACTAGACAAACATTCAACATGAGATATAGAGTGAGGACACCTCACCGGAACACAGTAAAGTAGACGACGTTCCCAAATTCGCGTATCTGCGGAGGGACCAATGGGGAATTGAGAAACATCCATGAACTTGTTGGTCCTCCACACGGCTCCATCCTTCCATAGTAAAAGCAAGATTGGATTTTTGTCAAATTTAGGCGAGTTAATCCACACAATTCGAACATATAAgctaaaaaaataagaaactaaaaagatGAAAAACCTTGTAAGCGCCAACATAAAATTCATTTCCAAGCATGTCCTGTATCATCCCACGAAAACGAACTAGAGTATTGGGTTTTATCCATCTCATAGAGGCAGGAGTAAGAACTGGAACCTAAGAGCACAAACACGAAACTCAGCCCAAGATCGACGCCAGAATTATTGTTACTACATTTTACATAATAGGGTTTTGCATTTAGGGTTCAAGGGAAGTGGACGAAGATATTACCTGAAGGTGGTGAGATTGGTCGAAGAGGAAGTTGGTGAAGAGGTCCATGGCGCCCCAATCGCCGCTGTTGAAGGAGGAGGGGTCGGAAACGGAGGCCATGGCTTTCTCGAAGGTAGATCTGACCGCACCCAATGGGTTCGACAGAAAATCGTACTGCGGTCCACCCATGGTTGAATCGATTGCTGTGTCTCTTTCACTGTCTTCTTCTCTGTCTCGCGCGTTGCAATGGAGATCTCAATGGATGGCGATTCCCGCCATATGTATCTCTTGTAGGTCATTTTTTTCCCGCCAAATCTTCTTGGGCCGTTCTTTCCCGCCATTTGTTGGCCCCATCTCTTAAAGCTTTTTTTTAAACGCTAGCTCAGGTGGCGTTTCAGCCCCTTCACACCACTAAGGTCTAGAGTTTAAACTCTAGACTCTAAGGGGGTGTGTGGTTCAAAGATTAAACTTTATTACCAAGTAATCTCAATCTTAGGTATTATATTCTTAGGAATGAGATTACTTAGAATATATGATTCCCATATTTAGTTGTAAAATTTAATACATTGGAATATTATGTAATAATCTTAGGAATGACTAAATTTTTGTTTGGTTGAGTTTAAATATCTTGGTCATATTATGTAATATGTTAAAATTACCCTTaatcattcaaattaaaatattaatgattaaaagttaaatattttttaaatttactaaaatacctctaataataaatatttttagttaaaattattattgattctaatttttttaaatttactaaaatacccctaataacaaatatgtcaagttaaattattattgactctaaatttttttaaatttacaaaaatacccctaataacaaatatctttagttaaaattattattgattctatttttttaaatttactaaaatatccctaataacaaatatgtttagttaaattattattgactctaatttttttactaaaataccactaataacaaatatatttagttaaaattattattgactctaaatttttttaaatttactaaaatatccctaataacaaatatctttagttaaattattattaactcTAAATTTAAAATCTGTGATCAATTATGCACAAAGCAACAAAAATCCAAAAGCCACCATCAATTTTCAACAAACATTTTTTGGAATCAAGCAATTACCAGTTGCTGCACATTATAGTTCAAGAAGAACTTTAACTAGTTTTCATGGATCTTAAAACCTGATATAATGGCACCAGGAACTAGGGTTTTAGCTGCTTATATTCCTCACAAAACAACAGCAACAATTGGCACAAATGTCTTCCTATCAAGTCACTATaatattcaataaaaattcaaaaatagcaaTATTTAAAGCAATTTCTTCAAAAATGGCAAAAGTTCCTCCGGTTGAAGTTGGAACACCATGTCGATCAAACTATTGTCCTTTAGAATGCTAAGGCCAGCCTTCATTCTATCATCACCGCTCAAACCAGGAACATCTCTCAACAGTGCCATTAGCTTCATTCTGCGCTCAGCTCCTTCTTTCTCATGCTTAAAACAAGAAACCATATCAACTAAAACGGCTGTATGTTCTTGATAAGCACCTTTCATATCTCTCATTGATTCTACTACTATGTCAATTACTTCCTCACTTTTGCtccctctttttcttttattcctttctatatATGAAGCACTAGGAGCAGCAGAAGAACTAGGAGCAGCAGAAGCACCGGGAGCAACAGGAACACCAGGAGTTGGAGGCTCCTAAAAAATTGAAAGCAACACCAGTAGGAACACCAGAAGATTATTCAATATTGATAGAAATGAAGAACAAGTAGCCTAATTGATTATACATGCTCTACACTTGTCTATACAAGTATTATCTCTGCCTTGGCCAGCAAGACTAACAACATTAACTAACTAAACAGAACCTAATAGAATATTAACTACCCTTATTCAAATTCTGTTTGCATAATTacattcatatatttttttctttgttattataCTCCACAAAAATGAAGTTCAGTATTTCTATCTAAATGCTCAACATGATGGGAATAGTTAAGGCTAGTCACAGGCACAAGTAAATGAACTAATGAAGAATCACTCCAAAATCCTCTATCTAAATGCTCAACATGATGGGAATAGTTAAAGCTAGTCACAGGCACAAGTAAATGAACTAATGAAGAAtcattccaaaatccaagaaaataCACAGCAGCAGGATCAACAATTAGTGAATTTATGTACATGAATTAGAGTCAATTGCTTATGTACTTGAGAATCAGCTTCATATTCCATTTCGGTCTCTTCCAAATTTACTTGGGTGTTTCATTCACTTGTCGATCACTCAAGGTTGCTTCGCGCTCAGCCTCCATTGTCGCAACTGCTTGAGTTACATTTTCTGCATTGCCTCCTTGAGCCCTATCTCTACCAAATGCTATTCCCAACTCTTCAAAATGTGGAAATGGTTTATTATAGAGGCCATTAGCATTAGGATGGGactgaaattaaaagaaaataaataagcaATTAATATTAAAAAGCTAAGATAAATAAACTTGTATTAAGAAAGTTATTTAGAATTTACACTCTTCCATTCATTGAAAATTTGTCGCTCCACCACAATCATTTTATCTTTGTCGTTCCAACCAAATCCACTCCCAGCCGTGCCCATCATCTCAACTATTGCAAAATATTGTCTTTTTAGTAATTTCACCCTTGATTCAATGTGTGGATTAGCCTAAACATAGCAAAACAATTTAGAATTATCACTACTCTGTATATGACACCACAATTCATCCAAGCATAACTAAATATAGTGAATGTATGGAGCAGTAATAATTATTCAGTTTTTGAATAACCAACTTATTATGAATAAGGTAAAGTTTATATGTAAGTTGAATATAAAATTTCTTTATTCAAACTAAATTCCTTCTGGTCCTTTCATCTCTATCCCATCATCATCTTAAAAATAAATGAGAGCACAGTAGTAAAGCATCTCAATATAGAAGCATAAATATTTTGTAAACTCTACAATTATAACACAAATATAGAAttataaacaaagaaaacaagtATTATGTAAAAAAAGCTTTACCTTAAGATCACATCTAGGGATCTTTTCATGCAGCATTTTTTCCAAATATTTTCCATAACCGGATTTAAACGTGCCATTGTCACACTTTCAAGAAGTAGTTGCAAGCTCTACCAAACATTCAACTAATTTTGCATCTTCGTGTGGCGTCCATTGACGCTTAGTTTGCTTTGAATTAGGTCGAGTATTCTCTTCCATTTTCTATAGAAGCAGAAAATAACACAAGACAATTTTTCATCATCTTGAAGCAAGGAATCACACAAGTATGAAAAGAACAGTAACTAAAGACCAATCACAGAATCACTACAATCTCATTTTCATCATCTTGAAGCAAGGAATCACACAAATATGAAAAGAACagtaattataaaataaaataaaacaaagatgTACTAGGTGGTCTTGTTTGTAGTATATAGAttacatttaattaaaattatgagATATATTGCAATTTATGAAAATAATAACATGCTTCAATTTGAATAGTCAAATTATGAGATATATTGCAACAAACCAATCCTCACTTGAATGGCATTTATTCGTTCCCATCGTAAATAGTAAAAACTAGTCATAAAATTAGTAATAACAAGTTTTATCCTATATTTTCACATAAATATTTTTCAGTGGATTGATAAATAATACAATAGTTGTGGTTTTTAGCCAACCTGAAAATTGACAGGCTCCTATGGCTCAGACTTAACAAGCTCCTCGACAGAATTTTGGTAATTAGCAATTAGGTCTCTGTAACAAGGAGAAAAATAAATACGTGTTTAGCATCAAAATTTAAATCTGCTTTGATTTCTTCCAAATGTTACAGAGCATCTTCACAGATATGTATGCAGTTCTCAGTTGTCACACCCCACAGGAAACATATGATTAGTAAAACCAGGTTAGAGTTTTCTTAGTAAAAAGAAGAGAGGCACTGGGTACATGGAAATTGGCCTAAAACAGTCTAAAATATATCAACAAATAAgtaaaatagaagaaataaatTGAAGAAGTAAGAAAAAAACAATTAATCTTTAATTAAATATGCTTTACCCTGCTTAACCAGCATTCATGTCCATTACCATTTTGATCCAACAAACATTTCTTCCAAAATTATAACATAACTATGAACCAAAACCCAAACCAAAAAAATCTAAACTAATTCAATCAATGATTTTACTACCAATCTCTCGGTTGAAATGGAACTTTTCCTTTTAAGTGGAACCTCATATTTAAACTATGAATCTGTTTGTTCTTTGGTTcactttaaaaaaaagaaagagaaagcttGACATAAAACTCCAACCAATCTAAAATTCTCACATATCAAATCATCAAAGCAAAactgaaaagagagaaagagaaggaaacATCAACataccaaaaagaaaaaaatgctcaATTAGAAGCAGCAACAGCTATAATTTCTTGTTGAAAGATGGTATTGGTGCGAATTGTGAAAACAAAAAAACTTCTGTTCATAGGAAAGAAATGTTAATACGAAATAAAAGAAGTGAAAGATGGTATTGGTGCGAATTATGGTTTATATTAAATCTATGGCTTGACTTGAGTAGTGAGTCATTTATATGATGATGCAATAAAAATGACTTGgaaccaactaaactaaaatGCAAATTCTGACTCAAATTAAGGAAGAGTACTTATTAGAGATACAAATTGCAAATTGGacagtcaagtcaaaatttaaTGAGATAGTTATATTACATTGATGATTCATCATTTCATTTCACTCATAATTATGTTTACTTGTTGAAGCTAGCAAGATATCAAGAGCAGGATTAATAATTCTTTTGCCTGATAAAAAATCTTCTTTTACTTCACAACTGGAAATCAAATGCATACAACACAAATCCAAAGAAATCACTCAATCAAGCATGGTCCAAAAAAATAACAACCATAGTAGCAAACTTTCAAACAGAACATTGGAGAAAATCTCCATCATGCAACTCAATGCACATACTCCTGACAAAAACAtaactaatatttataaaaaaaaacttgttTCATATAACAAAATATCACAGCCAGCAGAATCATATAACTTATTCACAAATTGAATTGAtgttttttttctaaaaattcttTCAAAAATGAATCATTATCATAAAAACAGGAATGAGTAGATAGAAAGAAGTATTAGCCCTAATCAAAGCAAGATATTAATCACTATTAAATACTATAATCAATGAGCTCAGAACTGAAACTGAAATCACATTCCAATTCCAAACAAATTAAGTTAATAATATTTCAAACCTAGAACAAACCTGTTCTTGAAAAAGATGAACAAGAACAGGAAAATGCGAGGAGGGAGAGAGGCGAGGGAGACAACACGAACACGAAGCACAACTCGAGCAGACGCAGAGGCGAGAGACGCGCGAGCAACCGAGCTCAAACGGAGGAGAGAGGCAACGCACAACCACACAACGCAGAGGATCTGAACAGAGTCGCAATGATGGCGGCGGAAACGCAATGGCGGTGAACCGAGATGAGCTGTGATGACGAACATGAACGAGAACAATTTCCTTCTAGAATAAGAAGCGTGGTGGCCATGCAAATCCAAATCGGCGGCGAGGCGGCGCCGACGCTGGTGGAACCTCCGTGAATTTGAAGAAAAGCCTCGTTAGGGATTGGTTTTCATGGAGGAGGGACTCTCTGCTAGGGTTTCATTTTGTTTGAAATGAATTGGAAAAAATCTGAAAAGAAGGGTTGGAGTGAAATTAACAAGGGTATTTTGGTCTTTTTACTTTGTTATACACATTCCCTTCCCATTGGAATCAAAGATAACCAGGGGGGAGATGGAAATTAAATCAGTGGGATTTTGATTCCAAGGAATAAAACTTGCCTGGgaatatattttaaaacttTGAAACAAACATGGGAATAAGATATTCCCATCTAAACATTCCTGGGAATGCTCTAATATTCCTCCAACCACACACCCCCTAAAGGATGTATTTGAGGGAAAAAATGTGATAAATATGTGAGGAGTATGTGAGTGTATTATGTACTTAGAATTGGAAATTGTCCAATTTACTAACAAAAAAACAAACgctaatatttattattaggaTTGAcaacaaaaattatatattttgtattaattATCTCACTAATAATATCAGTAAATTGTCATATATATTGGTCAAGTTTAATTTATGTTGTAATTATCtattgaattttcaaaaaactaaaaaaataataagattttaaaaCAACAATTTTTATCCATATGAAAACATTTGAAACTTTTTatacattatttttattataaataaaaattttgaggCATAGCTCTTATAATTTTGAAAGATAAAAAAACATTTAACATTACATTCTTccataaatatattttagactttagggtaaagtactaaattaGTCTTTTATGTTTGGACGTAATTTTGTTTTGGTCTTTAAAGTTTAAAGTtttgaatccaaaaaattttcatttagCTTTAATGTCCACCATGATGTCAAAGTTAATAATTAACGGAATGTCCTGCATAATAGCAGTACAAGAATAAGATCGATAATttggagaacaagtacaagttccagaggcacaaaatcaaccgtggatgcatcaatacatttatttatcattatttatcattctttaagaatgataaataaatgtattgatgcatcAACGAATTATTTATCATTATCGATCTTTTTTTGTACTACTATCATATAAGATATTCcgt
This sequence is a window from Arachis stenosperma cultivar V10309 chromosome 10, arast.V10309.gnm1.PFL2, whole genome shotgun sequence. Protein-coding genes within it:
- the LOC130956126 gene encoding mini-chromosome maintenance complex-binding protein; amino-acid sequence: MGGPQYDFLSNPLGAVRSTFEKAMASVSDPSSFNSGDWGAMDLFTNFLFDQSHHLQVPVLTPASMRWIKPNTLVRFRGMIQDMLGNEFYVGAYKDGAVWRTNKFMDVSQFPIGPSADTRIWERRLLYCVPVPGLNSWAQIPSEAVTDQCMGWKSEQREKRPRAEAECSDMTVSSEEDQGSPTTKKMREGEQPSLASQSRESEIASSSFSPAPVPEGNSLHCLVKVYDSPESELKLNEIFEFVGILTSDPEIQEDNVDNDLSNEFCEDPLRHFPPNKVVPRFHCFVHRKLAAHDFLQNNPIIEPKLDMVKGIREALLRHLTAVLGNDDVAAHFMLLHLLSKVHSRVDSLAVGKLSLNLTCFSKEIVSIFGNQLNVVVKNLMPFTHCIPLTVEYLNTASLAPKKNYETNRLETGALQLAEGSHLIVDETKLEAGTLNSLGVENARLLNNLVEWQKVEYDFKYYKMDMTTDVQLLVLSEGKSNILPADVIVPFRPSAANCSEAVTAEALEAWRWYLATVRQLPHSIESEMQQVVENDLVAARQADRSLNAQDLSRWLTMSRLMSLSFGETSLSLEHWQMVKELDRLRKERLK